In Candidatus Eisenbacteria bacterium, the genomic window AATGACATCAAAATGATACTCAGTCTCATAATCCCCCTCCCTCATCGACAGTCCCCGCTGCGCCGGCGGCCTATACGTGCAGCGCCTTGGAACCCTGCTCGGGGTCGTTCGAACGACCCGGTTTTCATCTCCTGGTGCGGCGCCGGTTGGATGCCCGCGCCCGGCCCTTTGGATGGCCCGGGAATTCCCCGGGGGGCCTTTAAGGGTACAGACGAGGAAAGAATCAAAAGCGAACAGGAAAGTTGACCGCGTGTGCCTTCTATTAATTTCGTTCGTATTGTAGGGCTGGCGATGATGGATTCCCTACATAGCTACAATCAATGCTCTCTTTCCTTCTACGCACCATATTCTCCGTTCCAACGGTGACCTTCCGGGATTGGAGAAGGATTGTCCTGTTCTGAGGCTGGTGGAGGCTCCCGAAAACGGGAGAGTGAAATCAGAGCCGATGGTCGGCGGAATCCATCACCGGTATTTTCGACAGGCTGCTTAGGTTTGGGGCAGGCTGCAGGCAATCACCAAGTACACGGGAATTCGTCTGCCCTGGCTTGGCCAAGATGGCCTGATGTCGTTTCTTCTTTCACCTGTACTGCACATTTTGCTATCATAAAGCCGGTTTAGGCATAGGCCAAGCCGGAACCGAGCTACTGATCTGAGATTGGACGAGAGTCAGAGAAGGGAAAAGGGAGCCGCCATGAATTCCCAAAACATTATCCTGTTATTTGCTTTTGTGATTATCATCCATTTACGTCCCGCAGCAGCGACAACACTTCACGTTCCGGATGAATATTCGACGATTCAAGCCGCGGTGGTTGCAGCTTCGGCGACGGGGGATGTAATTGAGGTCTCTGGCGGAACCTACGATGAAGCTGTCAGCATCTATGGAAAACAACTCGATATCGTGGGTGTGGATGGAATGCAGTCCACTACAGTGACCCGCATCATCTGGGGAAATCCGGCGGAGGATCCTTATTGCGGCGGATCATTGACTGGATTCAACATCGCGGCATCACTGGCAGCGGAGCAGTTAAAGCAGGAATTCCGTCTCAGGGCCAGCCAGGTCCAGAACTCCGTCTTGATATCGGCAGCTGGACCTTATGCCGGCGGGGATGAAAATTCTATACACGTCGAATCCTGTCATTTCCTCGGTGATGTAACTATTGACCAGTATAATTATTATGAAGCGGCTACTGTAGACAGTTGCACATTTGAAAACGCGAGTCTGCATGGCGGTAGTGAATTGGGATTTGACGTAAGCTCTTGTACATTTCATAATGGAGGGATCGTTGTCGCCGGTGAGGTAGTGAGTATAGAGGGTAACGTTGTCGTCGGAAGTGTGGGAATATACATTCATATCGACTCCCTCGGGGGCGTAATTGCCGGGAATGTAGTCGATGGTGGCGGTATCGAGGCGGTGGGTTGGGCGGATCTGTTTGTGAGCGACAACGTGGTTAAGGAATGTATAGTCGGTATTAATACGACCGATGCGACCTATTTCCCCGTTGTGAATAATAATGATGTTTCGCATTGTGATACAGGAATCACCTGTAGTGATGAATCCATAGTCACAAACAATCTCGTGTGGTCCTGCATCGATGGGATTATTCTCGATGGATGGTTTGTTGAGTTGCGCGGGAACACCGTGGTGGATTGTAGTGGTGATGGAGTCCGATGGAGCAGCTCTTCTGAAAGAATTACAGAGATCAGTTGCAATATTATCGTTGGCAACGGATCAGGCGTCACTGTCACAGCCGGAGCCGATATAGACCTTCTTTCATGCAACGATGTCTGGAATAATCTTGGGGGTAATTGGTTCGGTATCATCAACCCCACCGGCGTAGACGGCAATATATCTGTTGATCCTCTCT contains:
- a CDS encoding T9SS type A sorting domain-containing protein, with protein sequence MIIIHLRPAAATTLHVPDEYSTIQAAVVAASATGDVIEVSGGTYDEAVSIYGKQLDIVGVDGMQSTTVTRIIWGNPAEDPYCGGSLTGFNIAASLAAEQLKQEFRLRASQVQNSVLISAAGPYAGGDENSIHVESCHFLGDVTIDQYNYYEAATVDSCTFENASLHGGSELGFDVSSCTFHNGGIVVAGEVVSIEGNVVVGSVGIYIHIDSLGGVIAGNVVDGGGIEAVGWADLFVSDNVVKECIVGINTTDATYFPVVNNNDVSHCDTGITCSDESIVTNNLVWSCIDGIILDGWFVELRGNTVVDCSGDGVRWSSSSERITEISCNIIVGNGSGVTVTAGADIDLLSCNDVWNNLGGNWFGIINPTGVDGNISVDPLFCGPHLADYTLGAASPCLPGNHPDGAPCGLIGKLGQGCDDPADVPEGDAEGMQSWIRLSKSTPNPTMGCVKYSVNLRDSGPVRINVYDVNGRIVDTLIQHWLSAGSHEFSWDPRSNNDRELNSGVYYLRMEAGRQRATRKIVLINN